A window of Desulfobulbaceae bacterium genomic DNA:
AAGACCATCAAGGCGGCTGAGCAGCGCGGGATTAAGAGAGTTGTGGTTGCCGGTGGCGTTGCCGCCAATCCCAGGCTGCGTGAAATATTTTCCGCGCAGTGCGCCGACCGCAGCATCTCTCTCTACCTGACACCCAGCGAGTTCTGCACCGACAATGCGGCAATGATCGCCTTAGCCGGCTCCTATCAGTTTGAGGCCAAGAAAACCCTGACCTACGACATGGATGCCTACTCCAGGACACCAATACTCCAATGAACAAGTTCCAGCGAGTTCTTCGGTATTACAAGCTGCGCTTCCTCCGCCTGAAAGGCGATCCCAAACATCTTGCCCGGGGAGCGGCCTTAGGGATATTCATCGGCATTACCCCGACGATCCCGCTCCATACCATCGCCATCCTGATCGCCGCACCACTTTTCCGCGCCAACCTCATTGCCGCCTTTCTCACCAGTGTCGCCTTCTGCAACCCGCTGACCTACTTTCCCCAATACTACCTTTCCTGGCTGATTGGCAACGCGCTCACCCCGTACAATCTCACCTGGGCGCGGATCAAAGGGGTCTTGGACATCGTCCTTTCCGGGTCAGGAATCCAGGATAAACTGATTGCCCTCTCTGAACTCGGAGTTGACACGGTGATTGTCCTCTGCCTGGGAGGGACAATCCTCGCTATTCCCTTTACCGTGGCAGGCTATATCCTGACCTACAAACTCTTCAAGAAACTCCAGCATAAACGAAAATACAAGAAGCAGCCAGACTACTTTTCTTAAATAGAAAAACCGGACACCCCATGCCGACACGCAGCACGATTAAAAATATCCTCAAGGATCAACATCTGGCCCCCAAAAAACGCTTCGGCCAGAACTTCCTGGTCAACGAACAGATCGTCGAGACTATCCTGGACCGGGCAGCGCCAGACAAAGAGGACACTATCATCGAATTCGGGGTCGGCCTCGGTTCGCTCACCATCCCTCTGGCCAAACGAGTAAAACAGGTCATCGGCATTGAGATTGACTCAGGCATCGTCCAATGGCACACGGAGCAGGCAACTCTGCCTGACAATGTTTCCCTTATCCATGAGGACCTGCTCAAAACCGACCTTGCCCGCTTGGCGGCGGACTGTGGCGGACGCTTGAAGATTATCGCCAACCTTCCTTACTCCATCTCCAATCCGGTATTATTCAAGATGATCGAAAATAAGGACCACATCGCCTCTGCCGTCATCATGCTGCAAAAGGAAGTAGCAGACCGCCTGTGCGCCCAACCACGAACCAAGGCATACGGAGTGCTGTCGGTGCTCCTCGGCACCTGCGCCACAATAGAACCTCTACTCAAAATCGGCCCAGACCACTTCCATCCCCGACCGAAGGTTGACTCAATGGTCATCCGCATCACCTTCCAGGCACAACCGTTCCCTCCCGGAACCGAAGGGACATGGTCTCCAACCCTGCTGAAAGCACTGGTCAAGGTGGCCTTCCAGCAGCGCCGAAAAACGATTGTCAACGCCCTGTCAAGTGGTGCCGTCCGCACCAACGACAAGAAAATCATCAGCCAATATCTTAACCGGGCAGGCATTGCCCCCACCCGCCGCCCTGATCAACTCTCAGTCCAAGAGTATATCGCCTTGAGCCAGGCCTACGACAAGGGAGAAGCTGATGCATAATTTTGTCTTAGAAAATCCGACCAAGATTCTCTTCGGCCGTGACACCATCAATCACATCGGCACTGAGACCCGCGCCTTCGGCGCCACCGCCCTGCTGGTCTATGGCCGCCAGAGCCTGAAGGAAAACGGCATCCACGGCCAGATTATCGAAGCGCTCGCAGCAAGCGACATCACCGTCGTTGAACACGGCGGCGTCAAATCAAACCCAGTGCTAAGCCATGTCAGGCAGGGAATTGCTCTCTGCAAAGCCCATGGCGTGGATGTCATCGTAGCCGCTGGCGGCGGCAGCGTCATCGACGAAGCAAAAGCCATTGCCGCAGGTGCGGTTGTGGCGCATGATGTCTGGAAATTCTTCAAAGGCAAGGCTGGAATTACCACGCCATTGCCGATCTGCACGGTGCTGACGCTTGCTGCCTCTGGTTCTGAGATGAATGGCGGCATGGTGATCACCAACGACGAGACCAACCTCAAACTTGGCATC
This region includes:
- a CDS encoding DUF2062 domain-containing protein — protein: MNKFQRVLRYYKLRFLRLKGDPKHLARGAALGIFIGITPTIPLHTIAILIAAPLFRANLIAAFLTSVAFCNPLTYFPQYYLSWLIGNALTPYNLTWARIKGVLDIVLSGSGIQDKLIALSELGVDTVIVLCLGGTILAIPFTVAGYILTYKLFKKLQHKRKYKKQPDYFS
- the rsmA gene encoding ribosomal RNA small subunit methyltransferase A, translating into MPTRSTIKNILKDQHLAPKKRFGQNFLVNEQIVETILDRAAPDKEDTIIEFGVGLGSLTIPLAKRVKQVIGIEIDSGIVQWHTEQATLPDNVSLIHEDLLKTDLARLAADCGGRLKIIANLPYSISNPVLFKMIENKDHIASAVIMLQKEVADRLCAQPRTKAYGVLSVLLGTCATIEPLLKIGPDHFHPRPKVDSMVIRITFQAQPFPPGTEGTWSPTLLKALVKVAFQQRRKTIVNALSSGAVRTNDKKIISQYLNRAGIAPTRRPDQLSVQEYIALSQAYDKGEADA